The Caulifigura coniformis genome includes a region encoding these proteins:
- a CDS encoding tyrosine-type recombinase/integrase: MPSLIVDAGQKATRRFLEFFTAQIRNRNTRDAYHRALVDFLAWTGDRNASLEQIEPIQVAAYVEYLMTIYSPPTVKQHLAAIRMCFDWLVTGQVVASNPAASVRGPKYVVKRGKTPVLSAEEARQLLDSIDCSTAVGLRDRALISLMIFTFARVSAVTALKVEDYYHIGKRSWIRLHEKGGKFLEVPAHHKVVDDLDAYLEAGGQADDSQGPLFRTAIGRSGFLSERPLTRQDALRIVKRRVQAAGLSERLCCHTFRATGITAYLENGGTIEKAQLIAGHESPRTTKLYDRTSDELSLDEVERILI; encoded by the coding sequence TTGCCCTCTCTGATTGTTGACGCCGGGCAGAAGGCGACGCGCCGGTTCCTGGAGTTCTTCACCGCCCAGATCCGAAACCGAAATACTCGCGACGCCTACCACCGGGCGCTGGTTGATTTTCTGGCGTGGACGGGCGATCGGAATGCGTCTCTCGAACAGATCGAACCGATCCAGGTGGCGGCGTATGTCGAGTACCTGATGACGATCTATTCTCCGCCAACGGTGAAGCAGCACTTGGCCGCCATTCGAATGTGCTTCGACTGGCTCGTCACCGGCCAGGTTGTTGCATCGAATCCCGCGGCGTCCGTCCGGGGCCCGAAGTATGTCGTGAAACGGGGCAAGACTCCGGTCCTCAGTGCCGAAGAGGCTCGGCAGCTCCTCGACAGCATCGACTGCTCGACGGCCGTCGGCCTCCGGGACCGGGCTCTGATCAGCTTGATGATTTTCACGTTCGCCCGAGTGAGCGCCGTCACGGCCCTGAAGGTCGAAGACTACTACCACATCGGCAAACGCTCCTGGATTCGACTGCATGAAAAGGGAGGCAAGTTCCTCGAAGTCCCGGCCCACCATAAAGTCGTGGATGATCTCGATGCGTATCTGGAAGCCGGAGGCCAGGCCGACGATTCGCAGGGCCCCCTCTTCCGCACGGCAATCGGACGTTCGGGTTTTCTGTCTGAACGCCCTCTCACCCGGCAGGACGCGCTCCGCATTGTGAAGCGACGGGTGCAGGCGGCAGGTTTGTCAGAGCGGCTGTGCTGTCACACATTTCGAGCCACCGGCATTACGGCGTATCTCGAAAATGGCGGCACCATCGAAAAGGCGCAGCTGATCGCAGGACACGAGTCACCCCGCACGACAAAACTCTACGACCGCACGAGCGACGAACTGTCTCTCGATGAAGTGGAACGGATTCTGATTTGA